The Bos indicus x Bos taurus breed Angus x Brahman F1 hybrid chromosome 15, Bos_hybrid_MaternalHap_v2.0, whole genome shotgun sequence genome includes a window with the following:
- the LOC113906056 gene encoding olfactory receptor 4P4-like encodes MENRNNITEFILLGLSQKKEIEILCFFLFLLCYIAILIGNLLVTISIASSQLMKQPMYFFLSYLSLADLCYTSTVTPKLITDLLAAKKTISYNGCMTQLFTMHLFGGIEVFILTGMAYDRYVAICKPLHYTLIMTRQKCGAMIAASCAGAFLHSFGQFLLAIFLPYCGPNEIDHYFCDVYPLLKLACTDTTRIGLLVIANSGLMGLVTFVVLLISYAVILYTVRSHSVENRHKALSTCSSHITVVVLFFAPLFFIYIRPATTLPEDKVFALFYTIIAPMLNPLIYTLRNVEMKNAIKKLWCHIAVRKEMN; translated from the coding sequence ATGGAAAATAGGAATAACATCACAGAATTTATTCTCCTAGGACTTtctcagaaaaaggaaattgaaattcTCTGTTTTTTCCTATTCTTACTTTGTTACATTGCAATTCTGATTGGAAACCTACTTGTCACGATTTCCATCGCCTCCAGTCAACTTATGAAACAGCCCATGTATTTCTTTCTGAGTTACCTCTCCCTCGCAGACCTTTGTTACACCTCCACTGTGACCCCCAAGTTGATCACTGACTTGCTGGCAGCAAAGAAGACCATATCTTACAACGGCTGCATGACACAGCTCTTCACCATGCACTTGTTTGGGGGCATCGAGGTCTTCATCCTCACAGgaatggcctatgaccgctatgtggccatctgcaagccttTGCACTACACTCTGATCATGACCAGACAGAAGTGTGGGGCCATGATCGCTGCTTCCTGCGCTGGGGCGTTCCTTCATTCCTTTGGTCAGTTCCTCCTGGCCATCTTTTTACCCTACTGTGGCCCCAACGAAATAGATCATTACTTCTGTGATGTGTATCCTTTGCTGAAGCTGGCCTGCACGGATACCACCAGAATCGGTCTCCTCGTCATCGCCAATTCGGGCCTCATGGGCCTGGTGACTTTTGTGGTCTTGTTGATATCCTATGCTGTGATCTTGTACACTGTCAGGTCCCACTCTGTAGAGAATCGCCACAAAGCTCTCTCCACCTGCAGTTCCCACATCACTGTGGTGGTCCTCTTTTTTGCTCCTTTATTCTTCATTTACATTCGACCAGCAACTACTTTACCAGAAGACAAAGTGTTTGCTCTTTTTTATACTATCATTGCTCCCATGCTCAATCCTCTAATCTACACGCTGAGAAACGTGGAGATGAAGAATGCCATAAAGAAACTCTGGTGCCATATTGcagtaagaaaggaaat